In Monodelphis domestica isolate mMonDom1 chromosome 3, mMonDom1.pri, whole genome shotgun sequence, the following proteins share a genomic window:
- the LOC130457883 gene encoding uncharacterized protein LOC130457883 isoform X9: MSAEPKSSGSPPPPEGGGPEKAGTGAPGGRQRGWERPQSQKRSPETRRGSFRRAGSPSSLLGARGDWAASASLGARGQAGSFRKTSSPERKPGRHSPVGSRGFCRGTEQGPEGGSWEEAEGAPLCPQREESRLPGCLLGTLRSVMESLEECGEGTGLEPCKTPHASVTFKDVAVDFTWEEWRLLDPPQKELFWEVMLENYRNLVCLELLSIPCSSPVSSQENKPEQP, from the exons ATGTCCGCAGAACCGAAGAGCTCAGGCTCTCCTCCCCCGCCTGAGGGAGGAGGACCGGAGAAAGCGGGGACGGGCGCCCCAGGGGGCCGGCAAAGGGGCTGGGAGAGGCCTCAGTCTCAGAAGAGAAGCCCAGAAACCCGGAGAGGGTCCTTCAGGCGAGCCGGCTCTCCCAGCTCCCTCCTGGGAGCTCGGGGGGACTGGGCGGCCTCGGCTTCCCTCGGGGCCCGGGGCCAGGCTGGGAGCTTCCGGAAGACGAGCTCCCCCGAGAGGAAGCCAGGCCGGCACAGCCCCGTCGGGTCACGGGGATTCTGCCGCGGAACGGAACAGGGGCCAGAAGGCGGGTCCTGGGAAGAGGCTGAGGGGGCCCCGCTTTGCCCACAGCGGGAGGAGTCGAGGCTACCAGG CTGCCTTCTGGGAACCCTCAGATCTGTGATGGAGAGCCTGGAGGAGTGTGGAGAGGGCACCGGGCTAGAGCCCTGCAAGACCCCCCAT GCCTCCgtgacattcaaggatgtggccgTGGACTTCACCTGGGAGGAGTGGAGACTCCTGGaccctccccagaaggagctgttctgggaggtgatgctggagaactacAGGAACCTGGTCTGCCTGG AACTCCTCTCCATTCCTTGTTCCAGTCCTGTGTCTTCCCAGGAAAACAAACCAGAGCAGCCTTGA
- the LOC130457883 gene encoding zinc finger protein 28-like isoform X8, protein MSAEPKSSGSPPPPEGGGPEKAGTGAPGGRQRGWERPQSQKRSPETRRGSFRRAGSPSSLLGARGDWAASASLGARGQAGSFRKTSSPERKPGRHSPVGSRGFCRGTEQGPEGGSWEEAEGAPLCPQREESRLPGCLLGTLRSVMESLEECGEGTGLEPCKTPHASVTFKDVAVDFTWEEWRLLDPPQKELFWEVMLENYRNLVCLGLADSNKDVRISELESGEPHWIPTGGVLRSCWPGE, encoded by the exons ATGTCCGCAGAACCGAAGAGCTCAGGCTCTCCTCCCCCGCCTGAGGGAGGAGGACCGGAGAAAGCGGGGACGGGCGCCCCAGGGGGCCGGCAAAGGGGCTGGGAGAGGCCTCAGTCTCAGAAGAGAAGCCCAGAAACCCGGAGAGGGTCCTTCAGGCGAGCCGGCTCTCCCAGCTCCCTCCTGGGAGCTCGGGGGGACTGGGCGGCCTCGGCTTCCCTCGGGGCCCGGGGCCAGGCTGGGAGCTTCCGGAAGACGAGCTCCCCCGAGAGGAAGCCAGGCCGGCACAGCCCCGTCGGGTCACGGGGATTCTGCCGCGGAACGGAACAGGGGCCAGAAGGCGGGTCCTGGGAAGAGGCTGAGGGGGCCCCGCTTTGCCCACAGCGGGAGGAGTCGAGGCTACCAGG CTGCCTTCTGGGAACCCTCAGATCTGTGATGGAGAGCCTGGAGGAGTGTGGAGAGGGCACCGGGCTAGAGCCCTGCAAGACCCCCCAT GCCTCCgtgacattcaaggatgtggccgTGGACTTCACCTGGGAGGAGTGGAGACTCCTGGaccctccccagaaggagctgttctgggaggtgatgctggagaactacAGGAACCTGGTCTGCCTGG GCCTTGCTGATTCAAACAAGGATGTGAGGATCTCTGAGCTGGAGTCAGGGGAACCACATTGGATTCCAACTGGTGGTGTCCTAAGAAGCTGCTGGCCAGGTGAGTGA